Proteins encoded in a region of the Sphingomonas sp. HMP9 genome:
- a CDS encoding aldehyde dehydrogenase (NADP(+)), producing MDGTFPIGARAVSSDVTFLAIDPSTDAKIEPAFAVSSEADVAEACTLAEAAFDIFRETDPETRATFLETIADEIEAIHEPLVARAIQESGLPRPRLEGERGRTTGQLRLFAKHLRAGTWASVIIDEAQPDRKPAPRADLRQRRIAVGPVAVFGASNFPLAFSVAGGDTASALAAGCPVVVKGHPAHPGTSVMVGKAIQAAVAKCSLPEGVFSLVQGPANELGAALVKDARIKAVGFTGSRGGGLALVALAAARPEPIPVYAEMSSVNPVILFPAALAARGDALGKAYVGSLTMGSGQFCTNPGIVVAVDGPDLDTFVEAAAAALAEAAPQVMLTPGIHASYDEGVAALAGNDAVETLARGTEAEGANRGRAALFSTTGKAFVADPALSHEVFGAASIIVRCADLAEVRQVLEQVEGQLTITLQIDEGDYAEAATFVPVLERKAGRILANGWPTGVEVAPAMVHGGPFPATSDPRTTSVGTAAIERFLRPVCYQDLPDALLPKAVKHDNPLGLPRTEG from the coding sequence ATGGACGGTACCTTCCCGATCGGCGCGCGCGCCGTCAGCAGCGACGTCACCTTCCTGGCGATCGATCCGTCGACGGACGCGAAGATCGAGCCCGCCTTCGCGGTATCGAGCGAAGCCGACGTCGCTGAGGCGTGCACGCTTGCCGAAGCCGCCTTCGATATCTTCCGCGAAACCGACCCCGAGACCCGCGCGACTTTCCTCGAGACGATCGCCGACGAGATCGAGGCGATCCACGAACCCCTGGTTGCGCGCGCGATTCAGGAAAGCGGCCTGCCCCGGCCACGCCTCGAAGGCGAACGCGGTCGCACCACCGGCCAGCTTCGCCTGTTCGCCAAACATCTCCGCGCCGGCACCTGGGCATCGGTCATCATCGACGAAGCCCAGCCCGATCGTAAGCCCGCCCCCCGCGCCGATCTGCGCCAGCGTCGGATCGCGGTCGGCCCGGTCGCGGTGTTCGGCGCCTCGAACTTCCCGCTCGCCTTCTCGGTCGCAGGCGGCGACACCGCCTCCGCGCTTGCCGCCGGTTGCCCGGTCGTCGTCAAGGGGCATCCCGCGCATCCCGGCACGTCGGTGATGGTCGGCAAGGCGATCCAGGCCGCGGTCGCCAAGTGCAGCCTGCCCGAGGGCGTGTTCTCGCTCGTCCAGGGTCCGGCGAACGAACTCGGCGCAGCGCTCGTCAAGGACGCGCGCATCAAGGCCGTCGGCTTCACCGGCTCGCGTGGCGGTGGCCTGGCGCTGGTCGCACTCGCCGCGGCCCGCCCCGAGCCGATCCCGGTCTATGCCGAGATGAGCAGCGTCAATCCGGTGATCCTGTTCCCCGCCGCCCTCGCGGCGCGCGGCGACGCGCTCGGCAAGGCCTATGTCGGTTCGCTGACGATGGGCTCGGGTCAGTTCTGCACGAACCCCGGCATCGTCGTCGCGGTCGACGGCCCTGATCTCGATACCTTCGTCGAAGCCGCTGCCGCCGCACTGGCCGAAGCCGCGCCACAGGTCATGCTGACCCCCGGCATCCACGCGAGCTACGACGAAGGCGTCGCGGCGCTTGCCGGTAACGACGCGGTCGAGACGCTCGCACGCGGCACCGAGGCCGAGGGCGCAAATCGCGGTCGCGCCGCGCTGTTCTCGACCACCGGCAAGGCGTTCGTCGCCGACCCGGCGCTGTCGCACGAAGTGTTCGGTGCGGCGTCGATCATCGTCCGCTGCGCCGATCTTGCCGAGGTCCGCCAGGTTCTCGAACAGGTCGAGGGCCAGCTGACGATCACGCTGCAGATCGACGAAGGCGATTACGCCGAGGCCGCGACGTTCGTGCCCGTTCTCGAGCGGAAGGCCGGTCGCATTCTAGCGAACGGCTGGCCGACCGGCGTCGAGGTCGCCCCGGCGATGGTTCATGGCGGCCCCTTCCCCGCCACCTCCGATCCGCGCACGACCTCGGTCGGCACGGCGGCGATCGAGCGCTTCCTGCGTCCCGTCTGCTATCAGGACCTGCCCGATGCGCTGCTGCCCAAGGCAGTCAAGCACGACAACCCGCTCGGCCTGCCGCGTACCGAAGGCTGA
- a CDS encoding SMP-30/gluconolactonase/LRE family protein: MSRELPVAITAQSICDVGATLGEGPIWVARDAALWFVDIKAPHIHRFDPATGTLDTWDAPDQTGWVIPADDGAFLAGVRGGLHRFDPAAGTFDKIATVHAETPGNRLNDAARDPTGRIWFGTMDNAESEDTGHVYHWHGGELTKTDIPPVAITNGPAISPDGSTLYAVDTLGKRIHAYPIDAAGNVGEPRLFLTIGPDDGHPDGAICDSEGGVWVGFFGGWAARRFAPDGSCTDIVHFPVSNITKIALGGPDGRTAYATTAAKGLDDDARAAQPLAGNLFTFRVAVPGVPVDPITL, translated from the coding sequence ATGAGCCGCGAGCTCCCTGTCGCGATCACCGCGCAGAGCATCTGCGACGTCGGCGCGACGCTCGGCGAAGGTCCCATCTGGGTCGCGCGCGACGCAGCGCTCTGGTTTGTCGATATCAAGGCGCCGCATATTCACCGCTTCGATCCGGCGACGGGCACGCTGGACACCTGGGACGCGCCCGACCAGACCGGCTGGGTGATCCCTGCCGACGACGGCGCCTTCCTCGCCGGGGTTCGCGGAGGCCTTCACCGGTTCGATCCGGCGGCCGGCACGTTCGACAAGATCGCGACGGTCCACGCAGAAACGCCTGGCAACCGCCTCAACGACGCCGCGCGTGATCCCACGGGCCGAATCTGGTTCGGAACGATGGACAATGCCGAGTCCGAAGACACCGGCCATGTCTATCACTGGCATGGCGGCGAACTGACCAAGACGGACATCCCGCCCGTGGCGATCACCAACGGCCCCGCGATCTCGCCCGACGGCAGCACGCTGTATGCGGTCGACACGCTGGGCAAGCGCATCCATGCCTATCCGATCGACGCCGCCGGCAATGTCGGCGAGCCGCGCCTTTTCCTGACGATCGGCCCCGACGATGGCCACCCCGATGGCGCGATCTGTGATTCCGAGGGCGGCGTGTGGGTCGGGTTCTTCGGCGGCTGGGCGGCACGCCGGTTCGCGCCGGACGGCAGCTGCACCGACATCGTCCACTTCCCGGTCTCGAACATCACCAAGATCGCGCTTGGTGGCCCCGACGGTCGTACCGCCTATGCGACGACCGCCGCCAAGGGCCTCGACGACGACGCGCGCGCAGCCCAGCCGCTGGCCGGGAACCTGTTCACCTTCCGCGTCGCCGTACCCGGCGTGCCGGTCGATCCCATCACCCTGTAA
- a CDS encoding fumarylacetoacetate hydrolase family protein produces MVEIAFASAWALPADWEQAALLGRVDLGEGPTPVIVQSGRVYDMSAIAPTVADLIAGGNFDTTAGTDLGHLDALHLSPAADAKTRLLSPIDLHVVKASGVTFAVSALERVIEERARGDASAATAVRARLEERVGGSIRSVVPGSSEAAALKAALIEDGMWSQYLEVAIGPDAEIFTKGPTLSTIGWGGEIGIRSDSTWNNPEPEVVLVVDRSGKTVGAALGNDVNLRDFEGRSALLLGKAKDNNASCSIGPFIRLFDESFGMDDVRAAQIALTIEGADGYRLEGSSSMDQISRDPEELVRQAMSEHQYPDGFVLFLGTLFAPTQDRDEPGRGFTHAVGDVVTISNPKLGALVNPVTTSKDAAPWNYGIGDLMRNLASRGLLGHTKNQGA; encoded by the coding sequence ATCGTGGAGATCGCATTCGCATCGGCGTGGGCATTGCCCGCCGATTGGGAACAGGCGGCGTTGCTTGGTCGAGTCGACCTAGGCGAAGGCCCCACCCCGGTGATCGTGCAGAGCGGTCGCGTGTATGACATGTCCGCTATCGCCCCGACGGTCGCCGATCTGATCGCGGGCGGAAATTTCGATACCACCGCCGGCACCGATCTCGGCCATCTGGACGCGCTGCACCTTTCCCCCGCAGCCGATGCGAAGACGCGGCTGTTGAGTCCCATCGACCTGCACGTCGTCAAGGCATCGGGTGTCACCTTCGCGGTGTCGGCACTCGAGCGCGTGATCGAGGAGCGCGCCCGCGGCGACGCCTCAGCCGCAACCGCGGTGCGCGCCCGACTCGAAGAGCGTGTTGGTGGCAGCATCCGCTCGGTCGTGCCCGGCTCCTCCGAGGCGGCCGCGCTGAAGGCTGCGCTGATCGAAGACGGCATGTGGTCGCAATATCTCGAGGTCGCGATCGGCCCCGACGCGGAGATCTTCACCAAGGGTCCGACGCTGTCGACGATCGGCTGGGGTGGCGAGATCGGCATCCGCTCCGACTCCACCTGGAACAACCCCGAACCGGAGGTGGTGCTCGTCGTCGACAGGTCCGGCAAGACGGTCGGCGCAGCGCTCGGCAACGACGTCAACCTGCGCGATTTCGAGGGGCGTTCCGCGCTCCTGCTCGGCAAGGCCAAGGACAATAACGCGTCCTGCTCGATCGGGCCGTTCATCCGCCTGTTCGACGAAAGTTTCGGCATGGACGATGTTCGCGCCGCGCAGATCGCGCTGACGATCGAAGGCGCGGACGGCTACCGCCTCGAAGGCAGCAGCTCGATGGACCAGATCAGCCGCGATCCCGAGGAACTCGTCCGCCAGGCGATGAGCGAGCATCAGTATCCCGACGGTTTCGTGCTGTTCCTCGGCACGTTGTTCGCGCCGACACAGGACCGCGACGAGCCGGGTCGTGGCTTCACGCATGCGGTCGGCGACGTCGTGACGATTTCCAACCCGAAGCTGGGCGCGCTGGTCAATCCGGTGACGACGTCGAAGGACGCCGCACCTTGGAACTATGGGATTGGCGACCTGATGCGCAATCTCGCCAGCCGGGGCCTGCTCGGACATACCAAGAATCAAGGGGCGTAA
- a CDS encoding queuosine precursor transporter, with product MDIHTDHAQGPEPVTASAVGGVQFRYFDFVMAAFVTILLLSNVIGAGKRAVIDLPFIGAWPFGAGILFFPVSYVIGDVLTEVYGYAYARRCIWAGFGAMLFMVFMSAVVVALPPDAGWTGQAAYESVFGQVPRIVFASICAFWVGEFANSFVLARMKIWTRGRMLWTRTIGSTVVGQAFDSLIFYPLAFYGAPDWPVEAMLMVMVSQFLLKVSWEVLLTPLTYLVVGWLKRAEGVDVYDEGTDFSPFRTRV from the coding sequence ATGGATATTCATACGGATCACGCGCAGGGGCCTGAGCCGGTTACGGCAAGCGCGGTCGGCGGCGTGCAGTTTCGCTATTTCGATTTCGTGATGGCGGCGTTCGTCACGATCCTGTTGCTGTCGAACGTGATCGGTGCGGGCAAGCGCGCGGTCATCGACCTGCCGTTCATCGGTGCTTGGCCGTTTGGCGCTGGCATTCTGTTCTTTCCGGTCAGCTACGTGATCGGAGACGTCCTGACCGAAGTCTATGGCTATGCGTATGCGCGACGCTGCATCTGGGCGGGGTTCGGCGCGATGCTGTTCATGGTGTTCATGTCCGCGGTCGTTGTCGCGCTGCCGCCCGACGCCGGGTGGACGGGGCAGGCGGCGTATGAGTCCGTATTCGGACAGGTGCCGCGGATCGTATTCGCCTCGATCTGTGCCTTCTGGGTCGGCGAATTCGCCAACAGCTTCGTGCTCGCGCGGATGAAGATCTGGACCAGGGGGCGCATGCTATGGACGCGCACGATCGGCAGCACGGTCGTCGGGCAGGCGTTCGACAGCCTGATCTTTTACCCGCTCGCTTTCTACGGCGCGCCGGATTGGCCGGTCGAGGCGATGCTGATGGTGATGGTCAGCCAGTTCCTGCTCAAAGTGTCGTGGGAGGTGTTGCTCACGCCGCTGACCTATCTGGTGGTCGGGTGGCTCAAGCGCGCCGAGGGGGTCGACGTGTATGACGAGGGGACGGACTTCTCGCCGTTCCGGACTCGGGTTTGA
- a CDS encoding LacI family DNA-binding transcriptional regulator, whose amino-acid sequence MSLATRKPRNTSGRRSGAPTISDVAVLAGVSPMTVSRVINGEAKVREATREAVNTAIDTLRYAPNRAARSLAGGGQMRIGLLYSNPSAAYLSEFLVGSLEQASRSDVQLIVEKCDIGDHEIEVARHMIESGIDGVILPPPLCDSRAVLDVLTEAGVPTVVVATGSPPDGSAAVTIDDFEAARAMTEHLVKLGHSRIGFIIGNPNQTASRLRHEGYLAAIADAGLAPDESLVVGGLFTYRSGLDGAELLLDAKNPPTAIFASNDDMAAASVAVAHRRGLDVPGDLTVCGFDDSALATTIWPELTTIHQPIADMSRAAVELLVSAIFNRRGGGKDANGHVVLEYTLVRRQSDAAPRRRPPSRV is encoded by the coding sequence ATGAGCCTCGCCACGCGCAAGCCGCGCAACACTTCGGGCCGCAGAAGCGGTGCGCCTACCATTTCAGACGTCGCGGTTCTCGCAGGCGTTTCCCCGATGACCGTCTCGCGCGTCATCAATGGCGAGGCCAAGGTCCGGGAGGCGACGCGCGAGGCGGTCAACACCGCGATCGACACGCTGCGATACGCACCCAACCGTGCCGCACGCAGCCTGGCCGGCGGCGGTCAGATGCGGATCGGCCTACTCTACAGCAACCCGAGCGCGGCGTATCTGAGCGAATTCCTGGTCGGCAGCCTTGAACAGGCGAGCCGCAGCGACGTGCAGTTGATCGTCGAGAAATGCGACATCGGCGATCACGAGATCGAGGTGGCACGGCACATGATCGAAAGCGGGATCGACGGCGTCATCCTGCCCCCGCCGCTCTGCGATTCGCGCGCGGTGCTCGATGTGCTGACGGAAGCCGGCGTGCCGACCGTGGTCGTCGCGACCGGATCGCCGCCGGATGGGTCGGCCGCCGTGACGATCGACGACTTCGAAGCCGCGCGCGCGATGACCGAGCATCTTGTGAAACTCGGCCATTCGCGGATCGGTTTCATCATCGGCAACCCGAACCAGACCGCGAGCCGCCTGCGTCACGAGGGGTATCTCGCGGCAATCGCTGATGCCGGTCTCGCGCCCGACGAGTCGTTGGTGGTCGGTGGGCTGTTCACCTATCGCTCCGGCCTCGATGGTGCCGAGCTGCTGCTCGATGCGAAAAACCCGCCCACCGCGATCTTCGCGAGCAACGACGACATGGCGGCGGCAAGCGTTGCGGTCGCGCATCGTCGCGGTCTCGACGTGCCGGGCGATCTGACGGTATGCGGGTTCGACGATAGTGCGCTCGCGACGACGATCTGGCCCGAACTGACGACGATCCACCAGCCGATCGCCGATATGTCGCGCGCAGCGGTGGAACTGCTGGTCTCCGCGATCTTCAATCGCCGCGGCGGCGGCAAGGATGCAAACGGTCACGTCGTCCTTGAGTACACGCTGGTGCGCCGTCAGTCCGATGCCGCGCCGCGCCGTCGACCACCCTCGCGCGTTTAA
- a CDS encoding IlvD/Edd family dehydratase: MTALYLERFMNYGLTPAELRSGRPIIGIAQSGSDLSPCNRIHLELAKRTRDGIRDAGGIAMEFPVHPIFENCRRPTAALDRNLAYLGLVETLYGYPIDAVVLTTGCDKTTPSGIMAASTVDIPAIVLSGGPMLDGWHDGELVGSGTVIWRSRRKLAAGEIDEEEFLNRATDSAPSAGHCNTMGTASTMNAVAEALGLSLTGCAAIPAPYRERGQMAYETGRRIVEMAYEDLRPSKILTRESFLNAIRVVSAIGGSSNAQPHIMAMAQHAGVTLYPEDWSDHGYDLPLLVNMQPAGKYLGERFHRAGGVPAVLHELIAGGKLDTSCLTVTGRSIGENIAGRETRDREMIKPFDAPMMERAGFLVLKGNLFDFGIMKTSVISPAFRARYLSTPGAEDRFEARAIVFEGSDDYHHRINDPALEIDEGCILVIRGAGPIGWPGSAEVVNMQPPDALIQRGVLALPTLGDGRQSGTSDSPSILNVSPESAVGGGLSWIRTGDVVRIDLVAGTCDALVEPDEIVRRKGEGLPPVPESHTPWEELYREKTGQLAEGGVLDFAVKYRGISAKTPRHNH, encoded by the coding sequence ATGACCGCGCTCTATCTCGAACGCTTCATGAATTACGGGCTGACCCCCGCGGAGCTGCGCTCGGGGCGGCCGATCATCGGCATCGCGCAGTCGGGCAGCGACCTTTCCCCCTGCAACCGCATCCATCTCGAACTCGCCAAGCGGACGCGTGACGGCATCCGCGACGCCGGCGGCATTGCGATGGAGTTTCCGGTTCACCCGATCTTCGAGAATTGCCGGCGGCCGACCGCGGCGCTCGATCGCAACCTTGCCTATCTCGGGCTAGTCGAGACGCTCTACGGCTATCCGATCGATGCCGTGGTTCTGACCACCGGCTGCGACAAGACCACGCCATCGGGCATCATGGCGGCGTCGACCGTCGATATCCCGGCGATCGTGCTGTCGGGCGGGCCGATGCTCGACGGCTGGCACGACGGCGAACTGGTCGGCTCGGGAACGGTGATCTGGCGCAGTCGGCGCAAGCTCGCGGCGGGCGAGATCGACGAGGAGGAGTTCCTGAACCGCGCTACCGACAGTGCGCCGTCCGCTGGGCATTGCAACACGATGGGCACCGCCTCGACGATGAACGCGGTCGCCGAGGCCCTGGGGTTGTCGTTGACAGGCTGCGCGGCAATCCCGGCGCCCTATCGCGAGCGCGGGCAGATGGCGTACGAGACCGGCCGGCGGATCGTCGAGATGGCGTACGAGGATCTGCGGCCGTCCAAAATTCTCACGCGCGAGAGCTTCCTGAACGCGATTCGGGTTGTCAGCGCGATCGGTGGGTCGAGCAACGCGCAGCCGCATATCATGGCGATGGCGCAGCACGCCGGCGTCACGCTGTACCCGGAGGACTGGTCCGATCACGGCTACGACCTGCCGTTGCTGGTCAACATGCAGCCAGCGGGCAAGTATCTCGGCGAGCGCTTTCACCGTGCGGGTGGCGTGCCCGCGGTGCTGCACGAACTGATCGCGGGCGGGAAGCTCGACACGTCATGTCTCACCGTCACGGGGCGGTCCATCGGCGAGAACATCGCGGGCCGCGAGACGCGCGACCGAGAGATGATCAAGCCGTTCGATGCGCCGATGATGGAGCGGGCGGGGTTCCTCGTGCTCAAGGGCAATTTGTTCGACTTCGGGATCATGAAGACGTCGGTGATCTCGCCGGCGTTCCGTGCGCGGTATTTGTCGACGCCGGGGGCCGAGGATCGATTCGAGGCGCGGGCGATCGTGTTCGAGGGTTCGGACGATTATCACCACCGGATCAACGATCCTGCGCTGGAGATCGACGAGGGCTGTATCCTCGTCATCCGTGGGGCAGGGCCGATCGGGTGGCCGGGCTCGGCGGAGGTCGTTAACATGCAGCCGCCCGACGCGCTGATCCAGCGCGGCGTGCTGGCGCTGCCGACGCTCGGCGACGGGCGGCAGTCGGGGACGTCGGACAGTCCTTCAATCCTGAACGTGTCGCCCGAAAGTGCAGTCGGCGGCGGCCTGTCCTGGATCCGGACGGGCGACGTGGTGCGGATCGATCTGGTTGCGGGGACGTGCGACGCGCTCGTCGAACCGGACGAGATCGTGCGGCGCAAGGGCGAGGGGCTGCCTCCGGTGCCCGAGAGCCATACGCCATGGGAAGAACTATACCGCGAGAAGACCGGGCAACTCGCCGAGGGCGGCGTGCTGGACTTCGCCGTGAAGTATCGCGGGATTTCGGCGAAGACGCCTCGGCATAATCACTAA
- the purQ gene encoding phosphoribosylformylglycinamidine synthase subunit PurQ has translation MKTAVIVFPGSNCDRDIAVALEAVTGVKPRMVWHADADLPADVGLVAVPGGFSYGDYLRSGAIAARSPIMRAVVEQASKGLPVLGICNGFQVLTEAGLLPGALMRNEGLNFVCRDVALTVETAQSTFTAGYKAGERVSFPVAHHDGNYFADTETLDRLEGEGRVAFRYAESVNGSARNIAGLVNDKGNVLGMMPHPERRVEAAHGGTDGRRLFEGLMEAVGA, from the coding sequence ATGAAGACTGCGGTCATCGTCTTCCCCGGCTCCAACTGCGACCGCGACATCGCCGTCGCGCTGGAGGCGGTGACCGGCGTCAAGCCGCGCATGGTCTGGCACGCTGATGCGGACCTGCCGGCGGACGTCGGGCTGGTCGCGGTGCCCGGTGGCTTCTCGTACGGCGATTACCTCCGCTCGGGCGCGATCGCGGCACGATCGCCGATCATGCGTGCGGTCGTCGAACAGGCCAGCAAGGGCCTGCCCGTGCTCGGCATCTGCAACGGCTTCCAGGTGCTGACCGAGGCGGGGCTGCTCCCCGGCGCGCTGATGCGCAACGAGGGGCTGAACTTCGTCTGCCGCGACGTCGCGCTGACCGTCGAGACCGCGCAGTCGACCTTCACGGCGGGCTACAAGGCCGGCGAGCGCGTGTCCTTCCCGGTCGCGCATCATGACGGCAATTATTTCGCCGATACCGAGACGCTCGACCGTCTCGAAGGCGAAGGCCGCGTCGCGTTTCGCTATGCTGAAAGCGTCAACGGCTCGGCGCGCAACATCGCGGGCCTGGTCAACGACAAGGGCAACGTACTGGGCATGATGCCGCATCCCGAGCGGCGCGTCGAGGCCGCGCACGGCGGTACCGATGGCCGACGCCTGTTCGAGGGTCTGATGGAAGCGGTGGGCGCCTAA
- a CDS encoding SDR family NAD(P)-dependent oxidoreductase, whose product MADQTAIYPSLKGKRVLITGGASGIGAGLVEAFARQGAHVAFVDMAKDAAETLIETLTPDVATAPIFLPLDLRDIEALKTTVATIEDRLGGIDVLINNAANDDRHTIEEITPAYWDERMATNLRHLFFTGQAVVPSMKRAGGGVILNFGSISWHLALPELLIYQTAKAGIEGMTRAMARDLGGDGIRVNTIVPGNVETPRQLKWYTPEGEAEIIAAQCLKTRVQPADVAALVLFLASDDARMCTGHDYFVDAGWR is encoded by the coding sequence ATGGCCGACCAGACGGCGATCTATCCAAGCCTGAAGGGCAAGCGTGTCCTGATCACCGGTGGCGCGTCGGGGATCGGTGCCGGTCTGGTCGAGGCGTTCGCCCGCCAGGGTGCGCATGTCGCATTCGTCGACATGGCCAAGGACGCGGCGGAGACGTTGATCGAAACGCTGACGCCCGACGTCGCGACCGCGCCGATCTTCCTGCCGCTCGACCTGCGCGATATCGAGGCGCTGAAGACGACGGTCGCGACGATCGAGGATCGCCTCGGCGGGATCGACGTGCTGATCAACAACGCGGCCAACGACGATCGCCACACGATCGAGGAGATCACGCCCGCCTATTGGGACGAGCGGATGGCGACGAACCTGCGCCACCTGTTCTTTACCGGGCAGGCCGTCGTGCCGTCGATGAAGCGCGCCGGCGGCGGCGTCATCCTGAACTTCGGTTCGATCTCATGGCATCTCGCCTTGCCCGAACTGCTGATCTACCAGACCGCCAAGGCCGGCATCGAGGGCATGACCCGCGCGATGGCGCGCGATCTTGGCGGCGACGGCATTCGCGTCAACACGATCGTCCCCGGCAACGTCGAGACGCCGCGCCAGCTGAAATGGTACACGCCCGAAGGCGAGGCCGAGATCATCGCGGCGCAATGCCTAAAGACCCGTGTCCAGCCTGCGGACGTCGCCGCGCTGGTCCTGTTCCTGGCCTCGGACGATGCGCGGATGTGCACCGGCCACGACTATTTCGTCGATGCCGGGTGGCGCTGA
- a CDS encoding sugar porter family MFS transporter → MTLAADSAPQVNRALIAMIVIVATIGGFMFGYDSGVINGTQAGLESTFALSSLGTGFTVGAILIGSSVGAFMAGRLADNLGRRNVMMIAAVLFIVSALGAGAATSATMFVLARIVGGLGIGAASVLAPVYISEVVPANVRGRLSSVQQIMIITGLTGAFIANWYLARIAGSSTALFWLDYPAWRWMFWMQVIPAAIYLVTLFLIPESPRFLVLKGRYDEAQVVLTRLFGAAEATRKVAEIRGSLSVDAHRPKLSDLIDKASGKIRPIVWTGIGLAIFQQFVGINIVFYYGSVLWQSVGFSESDALLINILSGSLSIIACLLTVALVDKIGRKPLLLIGSAGMTVALAIVAICFASGAIVEGSLHLSDRNGLIALVAANAYVVFFNLSWGPIMWVMLGEMFPTQIRGSGLAVAGFAQWFANFTISVSFPTMAISLGLSVTYGFYALSAFVSFFFVWKMVSETRGRELEDMVG, encoded by the coding sequence ATGACATTAGCGGCAGATTCCGCGCCCCAAGTGAACCGAGCCCTGATCGCGATGATCGTCATCGTCGCGACCATCGGCGGGTTCATGTTCGGCTATGACTCAGGCGTCATCAACGGCACGCAGGCGGGCCTCGAGAGCACGTTCGCGTTGTCGTCGCTCGGCACCGGTTTCACGGTCGGCGCGATCCTGATCGGTTCGTCGGTCGGTGCGTTCATGGCCGGGCGACTCGCCGACAATCTCGGCCGTCGCAACGTCATGATGATCGCTGCGGTGCTGTTCATCGTCAGCGCGCTCGGCGCGGGCGCCGCGACCTCGGCGACGATGTTCGTGCTCGCGCGCATCGTCGGTGGCCTCGGCATCGGTGCCGCCAGCGTGCTCGCGCCGGTCTACATCTCCGAAGTCGTCCCCGCCAACGTGCGAGGCCGGCTTTCGAGCGTGCAGCAGATCATGATCATCACCGGCCTGACCGGCGCGTTCATCGCCAACTGGTATCTCGCCCGCATCGCCGGCTCCTCGACCGCGTTGTTCTGGCTCGATTATCCGGCATGGCGCTGGATGTTCTGGATGCAGGTCATCCCGGCCGCGATCTACCTCGTCACGCTGTTCCTGATTCCCGAAAGCCCGCGCTTCCTGGTCCTCAAGGGCCGGTACGACGAGGCGCAGGTCGTTCTCACGCGCCTGTTCGGTGCCGCCGAAGCCACGCGCAAGGTGGCGGAGATCCGCGGCTCGCTGTCGGTCGATGCGCACCGCCCCAAGCTGTCCGACCTGATCGACAAGGCGAGTGGCAAGATCCGCCCGATCGTCTGGACCGGCATCGGCCTCGCGATTTTCCAGCAGTTCGTCGGCATCAACATCGTGTTCTACTACGGCTCGGTGTTGTGGCAGTCGGTCGGCTTCAGCGAGAGCGACGCGCTGCTCATCAACATCCTGTCGGGATCGCTGTCGATCATCGCCTGCCTGCTCACCGTCGCGCTGGTCGACAAGATCGGCCGCAAGCCGCTCCTGCTGATCGGTTCGGCCGGCATGACCGTCGCGCTGGCGATCGTCGCGATCTGCTTTGCCAGCGGCGCGATCGTCGAGGGTTCGCTGCATTTGTCGGATCGCAACGGCCTGATCGCGTTGGTCGCGGCCAATGCGTATGTCGTGTTCTTCAACCTGAGCTGGGGCCCGATCATGTGGGTGATGCTCGGCGAGATGTTCCCGACGCAGATCCGTGGTTCGGGTCTGGCCGTCGCGGGCTTCGCGCAGTGGTTCGCCAACTTCACGATCTCGGTGAGCTTCCCGACGATGGCGATCTCGCTCGGCCTGTCGGTCACCTACGGCTTCTACGCACTGTCCGCGTTCGTCTCGTTCTTCTTCGTCTGGAAGATGGTGTCGGAAACGCGCGGCCGCGAGCTGGAAGACATGGTGGGATGA